The Gemmatimonadales bacterium genome includes the window GAAGTTGATCGACGTCATCCGGCTCGAGCCGAGCTGCGGTATGGCCTGGATGCCGCCGGCGCCGGCCACCTGGAGGTCGGCGAGCGGCGTGTTGGCGGTGAGGTCGTTCTTGAGCGTGAATCCCGGCGACCAGGTGATGTTGCTCCCGATGTCGAGCGGTTGGGGCGAGATCGTGAGCGCCGGCAGCTCGGTGCTCGAGCTGTTGTTCGAGAGGTCCTGGCGACGGTTACCGCCAAGATTGACCTTACCCCATCGATAGCTCTTGGTGAAATTGAACGAGCTGCTGATCTGCTGCGTGTTCCGCAGCGGGTCGAGCGCGTTGTCCCGCACGACGAACGAGTTGCTCACGTAGTTTGCGTTGAAGTTGAGGCTCGTCGTCAGATTGAACTGCTGCTGGTGACTCCAGCTCAGGTTGGTCGCGGCGCCGCCGCCGTTCTGCAGCTGCCGGCTCACCTCGAAGGAGCCCGACAGGAACCGGTCGAGCACGTTGTAGTTCGTGCTCACGCCGAACTGCACGTACCGATGGGAAAACCAGTCGAGCCGCGCGGTGACGTCGAGGTAGTCGTTCGTGGCCCAGTAATAGCCGATGTTGGAGATCTGGCGGTTGTACGACCGCGATGGCCGGACGATGTCACTGAACCCGAACTGCGGCACCAGAATGCCGGAATGGCGCCCGGGGCGGATATCCTGGTAGATGAAGGGCAGCCAGAGGATCGGCACGTCACGGATGTAGAGCACGATCGAGCGCGCGGCAAGGCTCTTGTCGGCGACCCACTTGATCTTCCGGGCGGCGAAATGATAATGCGGCGTCGGAAGATCGCAGCTCGTGAGCTCGCTCTTCGCCGCGTAGATCCGCCGGGCGCTCGAGTCAGCCGCGACGTTGCCGCGGAGAAACCAGACGGTCGATCCCGTCGAGAACGTGGTGCGCGCGCCCTTGATGATGCCGCGCCGGGTGCACGTGTTGTAGGCGATGCCGCCGCCCACCAGCACCTGCCCCTTGGCGAACAGCTTCGGCTCGCCGGAAGCCTCGAGCACGCAGCTCCCCTGGGTATAGGTGATCGTGTCGGCCTCGAGCGTGATGTCCCGCTGCTCGGCGAGCGCCTTGCCGATGAGCTCGATCCGGTGCTCGTCCGGGTGGAGCACGGCCGAGTCGGCGGCAAAGCGGGTGGCCTTGTAGCCGGAGCGTTGCAGCAACTGCGAAAGCACGGAATCGGGTGTGGGAAACGAGCGCGAGGGCCCGGTGGGGAGCCCCAGTATGCGGGCGGTGGCGGTGTCGAGCGGCTGCGCGGGCCCCACCTGCCCGACGCTGAGACCTCGGCCAGGCTGCGCGCCCGGAATCAACCCGCCAAGGCCGCCGCCGGGCTGCTGCGGCACCTGGGCCCACGCAGCCGAAGCGGCGACCGCCAGCGCGATCACCGCCCCAAGGCCTCCCCGCGTGCGGCCCTTCATTGCGCCGGCAGCGGCGCCGGGCTCAGCGCCCGAGCGCCTTCAGTCGATCGCGCGCGAGCGCGGCTTCATCGGACCGCGGATACTTCTGGATCACCCGCTGATACGCGTCCCGGGCCGCGCCATTGTCTTTCCGGCGCTCCGCGAGGAGGCCCAGGTTGTACAGCGCCGCGGAGGCCCGCGGCGACTGCGGGTGGCTCTGAACGACAAGGTTGTAGTAGTACGCGGCCGAATCCGGATTTTCCGCCGCAAAGCTCTGGCCCATGAAGTAGAGCGCGTCGGGCACCCGCTCGCTGGTTGGATACGACTGGAGCAACTGGCGCAACCCGGTGCGGGCCGTCGCCGTGCTGCCCCGGCGGAGCTGCGCCACCGACGCCTCGTACATCTGGTCGGCCGAGGCAGCCGTCGCGGCGCCGCCGGGGGCAGTCGGCTGGGTGCTGTCGGTCGGGGCGCCCGTTGCGCCCGGCGGGGCGCCGGCCTTCGACGCGGCGATCTGGTCGGCGCGCTGGTCGAGTTGCGTGCGCAGCTCGGTGAGCCGCCGCTGGCTCTGGCCGGTGAGCTCCTGGAGCTGGAGCAACTGCTGCTGCACGTTGTAGAGGTCCTGCTGCGTGTCACCCTTGAGGGTCCGCACCGCCATCCGTGTGGCCTCGAGCGAGTCCATGATCCGCTGTTGCGTTCGGATGATTTCGGAGAGCCGCGCCGCCCGCGCCGAGTCCTGACGCGCGGTCTGCGCGCGGAGCTGCGCCACCTCGTCCTGCACCTGCCGCACGTCGCTCGGAGAGGCGCAGGCCGCTCCGGCGACGATGACGGCAAGCAGCGCCCAACCAGCGCGCATTACTGCGGCGCCACCAGTTGGTCGCCGCCCGCGGTGACCTCGAAGTCGTCGCGGCGATTCTTGGCCCATGCGTCCTCCGTGTGGCCCGGATCGAGCGGCCGCTCTTCGCCGTACGAAACGACGTCGAGGCGCGCACCGTCCACGCCCTTGCTCGTGAGATAGCGTTTGGCGGCCGCCGCACGGCGATTGCCGAGCGCAAGGTTGTACTCGTCGCTGCCGCGCTCGTCGGCGTTGCCCGCGATGCGCAGGGTGAGACCCGGATTCGCGGCGAGGATCGCGGCCTTCCGGTCGAGGTTGGA containing:
- a CDS encoding tetratricopeptide repeat protein, yielding MRAGWALLAVIVAGAACASPSDVRQVQDEVAQLRAQTARQDSARAARLSEIIRTQQRIMDSLEATRMAVRTLKGDTQQDLYNVQQQLLQLQELTGQSQRRLTELRTQLDQRADQIAASKAGAPPGATGAPTDSTQPTAPGGAATAASADQMYEASVAQLRRGSTATARTGLRQLLQSYPTSERVPDALYFMGQSFAAENPDSAAYYYNLVVQSHPQSPRASAALYNLGLLAERRKDNGAARDAYQRVIQKYPRSDEAALARDRLKALGR
- the pal gene encoding peptidoglycan-associated lipoprotein Pal, encoding MRVSSLLSVLVAAGVLAACGKKPAPEQPAPEPAPAPAPAPTPPPPPPPGPNADSARMANEAMERMRALRADVTSTINFDFDKADIRPADQSNLDRKAAILAANPGLTLRIAGNADERGSDEYNLALGNRRAAAAKRYLTSKGVDGARLDVVSYGEERPLDPGHTEDAWAKNRRDDFEVTAGGDQLVAPQ
- a CDS encoding putative LPS assembly protein LptD; the protein is MIALAVAASAAWAQVPQQPGGGLGGLIPGAQPGRGLSVGQVGPAQPLDTATARILGLPTGPSRSFPTPDSVLSQLLQRSGYKATRFAADSAVLHPDEHRIELIGKALAEQRDITLEADTITYTQGSCVLEASGEPKLFAKGQVLVGGGIAYNTCTRRGIIKGARTTFSTGSTVWFLRGNVAADSSARRIYAAKSELTSCDLPTPHYHFAARKIKWVADKSLAARSIVLYIRDVPILWLPFIYQDIRPGRHSGILVPQFGFSDIVRPSRSYNRQISNIGYYWATNDYLDVTARLDWFSHRYVQFGVSTNYNVLDRFLSGSFEVSRQLQNGGGAATNLSWSHQQQFNLTTSLNFNANYVSNSFVVRDNALDPLRNTQQISSSFNFTKSYRWGKVNLGGNRRQDLSNNSSSTELPALTISPQPLDIGSNITWSPGFTLKNDLTANTPLADLQVAGAGGIQAIPQLGSSRMTSINFTTPFRIGSFNLDNSVIFVDQRTTGRQAVRFVNPDPLAPASGDSVTISRVFPGDFSTTFDWQTGFSLPVLFPRSWRVVPSVNITNKTGQAFAVRNRNTGGAFVAQGKKLNFALSSTPTLFAFYPGFGPLQRIRHSFAPSISFSYSPAATVSEEFARAIALPGQPLQLRVDPVETVSFGMANTFEGKTKPSPGDTSGTSARKLRLLTITTSPISYDFEQAKKPGFRGWTTQSITNSFLTDLLPNFSLLITHDLWRGAASSDTATFDPFLTSLQTNFTLSGGTFRAIGSIFGLGRRHAPESGYGPVTPGQEVYQSEGNRTTTFFSANQTDLSHQPFAIQFHFTLNRTRPTTLNPNPVSTKNLGFSTAFSPTRFWSLAWAAQYNLTDHRFESNTIQLQRELHDWRAAFNFTRNANGNVALYFSIFLVALPELKFDYNQATIER